Proteins found in one Anopheles aquasalis chromosome 3, idAnoAquaMG_Q_19, whole genome shotgun sequence genomic segment:
- the LOC126578497 gene encoding dnaJ homolog subfamily C member 22 isoform X3, whose translation MGEKLSPSLASDGSSVVVTPVKEKVRQRRNSKEEKVSKKSHHPVWQPGDDRPAQKSLLVAYLLWLFGGVFGVHHFYLRQDRRAFLWWSTLGYFGIGWLAEVLQIPAMVRDANDDPRFVKEFNQLLRTNRKPPFSTGRFLLAIMIGYWWGQMIMIAIPQTVFFGLDWGFLHWAIPFGVALGVWTVGNMGREKGVFWHCLVASYGSYLSRYFLLDEAYWFTTMAFCCAFAFDHFSKEWNLEVPKRKRMVRRLVTLTAAAVIYLSLWGCFVYFNGTITDSEGDEVPVHEALYNFLKSPWWTDLKQTLYDTLQFAKHHGWSEVWKQIIDSMDADGEQNAYKVLGLSATASQNEINTLCRSLAKETHPDKVKDESKRRAAEERFMEIQQACEVLSKTRRKRRQRNKKSDEL comes from the exons TGGGCGAAAAACTGTCACCGTCGCTGGCCAGCGATGGATCTAGCGTGGTGGTTACCCCGGTCAAAGAGAAGGTCCGCCAGCGACGCAACAGCAAAGAGGAAAAGGTGTCCAAAAAGTCACACCACCCGGTCTGGCAACCGGGCGACGATCGTCCGGCACAAAAGTCCCTTCTCGTCGCCTATCTGCTGTGGCTGTTTGGTGGTGTGTTCGGGGTGCACCACTTCTACCTACGCCAGGATCGTCGCGCATTTCTGTGGTGGAGTACGCTCGGATACTTTGGCATCGGATGGCTGGCGGAAGTGCTTCAGATACCGGCCATGGTACGGGATGCGAACGATGATCCACGGTTTGTGAAGGAGTTTAATCAGCTGCTGCGCACGAACCGCAAGCCACCGTTCTCGACGGGCCGGTTTCTGTTGGCCATCATGATCGGGTACTGGTGGGGCCAGATGATCATGATAGCGATCCCGCAGACCGTGTTCTTTGGGCTCGACTGGGGCTTTCTGCACTGGGCCATCCCGTTCGGTGTGGCACTAG GTGTGTGGACGGTTGGTAATATGGGCCGCGAAAAGGGTGTCTTCTGGCACTGTCTGGTGGCGTCGTACGGTTCCTATCTGTCGCGCTACTTCCTGCTAGACGAGGCGTACTGGTTCACGACGATGGCGTTTTGCTGTGCGTTCGCTTTCGATCACTTCTCGAAGGAATGGAACCTCGAGGTACCGAAGCGGAAGCGAATGGTCAG ACGCCTGGTCACACTGACAGCCGCCGCCGTCATCTACCTTTCGCTCTGGGGTTGCTTCGTGTACTTTAACGGTACGATCACGGACAGCGAAGGCGATGAAGTCCCAGTGCACGAGGCACTGTACAACTTCCTCAAATCACCCTGGTGGACGGACCTGAAGCAGACGCTCTACGATACGCTACAGTTCGCGAAGCATCACGGCTGGTCGGAGGTTTGGAAGCAAATCATCGACTCAATGGACGCCGACGGAGAGCAGAACGCGTACAAGGTGCTGGGCCTGAGTGCGACCGCATCCCAGAACGAGATCAACACACTGTGCCGCAGTCTGGCCAAGGAGACGCACCCGGACAAGGTGAAGGACGAGAGCAAGCGGCGCGCGGCCGAGGAACGGTTCATGGAGATCCAGCAAGCGTGCGAGGTGCTGAGCAAGACGCGCCGAAAGCGTCGCCAGCGGAACAAGAAATCGGACGAGCTGTAA
- the LOC126578497 gene encoding dnaJ homolog subfamily C member 22 isoform X1 has product MVELLEMGEKLSPSLASDGSSVVVTPVKEKVRQRRNSKEEKVSKKSHHPVWQPGDDRPAQKSLLVAYLLWLFGGVFGVHHFYLRQDRRAFLWWSTLGYFGIGWLAEVLQIPAMVRDANDDPRFVKEFNQLLRTNRKPPFSTGRFLLAIMIGYWWGQMIMIAIPQTVFFGLDWGFLHWAIPFGVALGVWTVGNMGREKGVFWHCLVASYGSYLSRYFLLDEAYWFTTMAFCCAFAFDHFSKEWNLEVPKRKRMVRRLVTLTAAAVIYLSLWGCFVYFNGTITDSEGDEVPVHEALYNFLKSPWWTDLKQTLYDTLQFAKHHGWSEVWKQIIDSMDADGEQNAYKVLGLSATASQNEINTLCRSLAKETHPDKVKDESKRRAAEERFMEIQQACEVLSKTRRKRRQRNKKSDEL; this is encoded by the exons TGGGCGAAAAACTGTCACCGTCGCTGGCCAGCGATGGATCTAGCGTGGTGGTTACCCCGGTCAAAGAGAAGGTCCGCCAGCGACGCAACAGCAAAGAGGAAAAGGTGTCCAAAAAGTCACACCACCCGGTCTGGCAACCGGGCGACGATCGTCCGGCACAAAAGTCCCTTCTCGTCGCCTATCTGCTGTGGCTGTTTGGTGGTGTGTTCGGGGTGCACCACTTCTACCTACGCCAGGATCGTCGCGCATTTCTGTGGTGGAGTACGCTCGGATACTTTGGCATCGGATGGCTGGCGGAAGTGCTTCAGATACCGGCCATGGTACGGGATGCGAACGATGATCCACGGTTTGTGAAGGAGTTTAATCAGCTGCTGCGCACGAACCGCAAGCCACCGTTCTCGACGGGCCGGTTTCTGTTGGCCATCATGATCGGGTACTGGTGGGGCCAGATGATCATGATAGCGATCCCGCAGACCGTGTTCTTTGGGCTCGACTGGGGCTTTCTGCACTGGGCCATCCCGTTCGGTGTGGCACTAG GTGTGTGGACGGTTGGTAATATGGGCCGCGAAAAGGGTGTCTTCTGGCACTGTCTGGTGGCGTCGTACGGTTCCTATCTGTCGCGCTACTTCCTGCTAGACGAGGCGTACTGGTTCACGACGATGGCGTTTTGCTGTGCGTTCGCTTTCGATCACTTCTCGAAGGAATGGAACCTCGAGGTACCGAAGCGGAAGCGAATGGTCAG ACGCCTGGTCACACTGACAGCCGCCGCCGTCATCTACCTTTCGCTCTGGGGTTGCTTCGTGTACTTTAACGGTACGATCACGGACAGCGAAGGCGATGAAGTCCCAGTGCACGAGGCACTGTACAACTTCCTCAAATCACCCTGGTGGACGGACCTGAAGCAGACGCTCTACGATACGCTACAGTTCGCGAAGCATCACGGCTGGTCGGAGGTTTGGAAGCAAATCATCGACTCAATGGACGCCGACGGAGAGCAGAACGCGTACAAGGTGCTGGGCCTGAGTGCGACCGCATCCCAGAACGAGATCAACACACTGTGCCGCAGTCTGGCCAAGGAGACGCACCCGGACAAGGTGAAGGACGAGAGCAAGCGGCGCGCGGCCGAGGAACGGTTCATGGAGATCCAGCAAGCGTGCGAGGTGCTGAGCAAGACGCGCCGAAAGCGTCGCCAGCGGAACAAGAAATCGGACGAGCTGTAA
- the LOC126578497 gene encoding dnaJ homolog subfamily C member 22 isoform X2 has translation MLEMGEKLSPSLASDGSSVVVTPVKEKVRQRRNSKEEKVSKKSHHPVWQPGDDRPAQKSLLVAYLLWLFGGVFGVHHFYLRQDRRAFLWWSTLGYFGIGWLAEVLQIPAMVRDANDDPRFVKEFNQLLRTNRKPPFSTGRFLLAIMIGYWWGQMIMIAIPQTVFFGLDWGFLHWAIPFGVALGVWTVGNMGREKGVFWHCLVASYGSYLSRYFLLDEAYWFTTMAFCCAFAFDHFSKEWNLEVPKRKRMVRRLVTLTAAAVIYLSLWGCFVYFNGTITDSEGDEVPVHEALYNFLKSPWWTDLKQTLYDTLQFAKHHGWSEVWKQIIDSMDADGEQNAYKVLGLSATASQNEINTLCRSLAKETHPDKVKDESKRRAAEERFMEIQQACEVLSKTRRKRRQRNKKSDEL, from the exons TGGGCGAAAAACTGTCACCGTCGCTGGCCAGCGATGGATCTAGCGTGGTGGTTACCCCGGTCAAAGAGAAGGTCCGCCAGCGACGCAACAGCAAAGAGGAAAAGGTGTCCAAAAAGTCACACCACCCGGTCTGGCAACCGGGCGACGATCGTCCGGCACAAAAGTCCCTTCTCGTCGCCTATCTGCTGTGGCTGTTTGGTGGTGTGTTCGGGGTGCACCACTTCTACCTACGCCAGGATCGTCGCGCATTTCTGTGGTGGAGTACGCTCGGATACTTTGGCATCGGATGGCTGGCGGAAGTGCTTCAGATACCGGCCATGGTACGGGATGCGAACGATGATCCACGGTTTGTGAAGGAGTTTAATCAGCTGCTGCGCACGAACCGCAAGCCACCGTTCTCGACGGGCCGGTTTCTGTTGGCCATCATGATCGGGTACTGGTGGGGCCAGATGATCATGATAGCGATCCCGCAGACCGTGTTCTTTGGGCTCGACTGGGGCTTTCTGCACTGGGCCATCCCGTTCGGTGTGGCACTAG GTGTGTGGACGGTTGGTAATATGGGCCGCGAAAAGGGTGTCTTCTGGCACTGTCTGGTGGCGTCGTACGGTTCCTATCTGTCGCGCTACTTCCTGCTAGACGAGGCGTACTGGTTCACGACGATGGCGTTTTGCTGTGCGTTCGCTTTCGATCACTTCTCGAAGGAATGGAACCTCGAGGTACCGAAGCGGAAGCGAATGGTCAG ACGCCTGGTCACACTGACAGCCGCCGCCGTCATCTACCTTTCGCTCTGGGGTTGCTTCGTGTACTTTAACGGTACGATCACGGACAGCGAAGGCGATGAAGTCCCAGTGCACGAGGCACTGTACAACTTCCTCAAATCACCCTGGTGGACGGACCTGAAGCAGACGCTCTACGATACGCTACAGTTCGCGAAGCATCACGGCTGGTCGGAGGTTTGGAAGCAAATCATCGACTCAATGGACGCCGACGGAGAGCAGAACGCGTACAAGGTGCTGGGCCTGAGTGCGACCGCATCCCAGAACGAGATCAACACACTGTGCCGCAGTCTGGCCAAGGAGACGCACCCGGACAAGGTGAAGGACGAGAGCAAGCGGCGCGCGGCCGAGGAACGGTTCATGGAGATCCAGCAAGCGTGCGAGGTGCTGAGCAAGACGCGCCGAAAGCGTCGCCAGCGGAACAAGAAATCGGACGAGCTGTAA